CCGAACCTCACCAGCGTCGGAACCATCATCTGGCTGAGTTCCGAGCTGATGTTCTTCGCGGCCCTCTTCGCGATGTACTTCACCCTGCGTTCGGTAACGGGTGCCGAATACTGGTCCGAGCAGGCGGGCCATCTGAACTTCCCGTTCTCGGCGACCAACACCACGATCCTGGTGCTCTCCTCCCTCACCTGCCAGCTCGGCGTCTTCGCCGCCGAGCGCGGCGACGTGAAGAAGCTGCGCGCCTGGTTCATCGTGACGTTCATCATGGGCGCGATCTTCATCGGCGGCCAGGTCCTCGAGTACACCGAGCTGGTCAAGGAGGCGGGCATGTCCCTCTCCTCCGGCCCGTACGGCTCCGTGTTCTACCTGACCACGGGCTTCCACGGCCTTCACGTGACGGGTGGCCTCATCGCGTTCCTGCTGGTTCTCGGCCGGACGTACGCCGCGAGGCGGTTCACTCACGAGCAGGCAACCGCCGCCATCGTCGTGTCCTACTACTGGCACTTCGTCGATGTCGTCTGGATCGGCCTCTTCGCCACGATCTACATGATCAAGTAATCGGGCAAGACCCGAAGTTCCAGCAAGCATCGACGCAGAAGATCCTGACACCGGGGTAATCCGTGAAAAAGC
This genomic window from Streptomyces thermolilacinus SPC6 contains:
- the ctaE gene encoding aa3-type cytochrome oxidase subunit III, whose translation is MSVVATATTVDTGHAHPSVNRPNLTSVGTIIWLSSELMFFAALFAMYFTLRSVTGAEYWSEQAGHLNFPFSATNTTILVLSSLTCQLGVFAAERGDVKKLRAWFIVTFIMGAIFIGGQVLEYTELVKEAGMSLSSGPYGSVFYLTTGFHGLHVTGGLIAFLLVLGRTYAARRFTHEQATAAIVVSYYWHFVDVVWIGLFATIYMIK